The Desulfovibrio sp. G11 region GAAAGACGGCAAATGTGGAAAAATCGCTGAAAAATGCACATCTTGTGGTGCCTGTGCGGCAGTTTGCCCCAACAAGGCCAGAGAAATCAGCGGCAAGACAATGACGGTTGATGAGGTGATGGAGATTGTCCACAGGGATTCAGCTTTTTATGCGAATTCCGGCGGCGGAGTCACCTTTGGCGGTGGTGAGCCAACCATGGGCGGAGATTTTTTCATTGATCTGTTGCAAACAGCCCACGATGACGCACTACATACAGCTGTGGATACCTGCGGATTCTGCCCTGAAGACCGCTTTGAAAAAACCCTGAAGCTTGCCGACCTGCTGCTGTTTGACTGCAAACACATGGACCCGGTGCAACACAAAGAACTTACAGGGCAGGACAACGCTCTTATTCTGAAAAATCTGCAAGCTGCACTTCTCTCGGGCATTGAGGTGCGCATCCGTATGCCACTTATGCCAGGGTTAAATGACAGCGATGAGAATTTTGCAGCCATGTCCTGCTTTTTGGGCAAATTCGGGCAACAGCATATAGAAGTCATGCCTTGCCACATGTTTGGCACCAGCAAATACAGGGCCTTAAACAAGCCATTGCCGCCTGTGAGCCAATATACAGCGGATTCGCTCGAAAAAACGCTGATCAGGATGAAGAGGCATGGTTTGAAGTATACTATCATATAGGAGGTAGAATGTTCTCAGTGGCGATTGATGAAGCAATGCTGCAAAAACTCAGCAACATGCTTCAGGACGAAGACGAAGGAACCTGCGTCAGGCTCAGGGAATATAAAGTCGGCGGAGGCTGACACTCAAAAATCGTACTCGGTCTGGGTATGGACGAGCCAGATGAAGATGAAGACGAACAGATTTCTGTAGGCAATGTGCCGTTTACGGCAGAAAAAGATTTTCTGCTCAAATACGGCAGGGCCTTCACACTTTCTTATGTTGAAGGTCAAGGGGTAGTCGTGGCTCCGGCATAACAATGCTCTGGGGCATCCTCCCGTGCCGATGCGTAAATCTCTCGTATAAGAAATAAAATCCGACACTGCGGAGGTTTCTCATGTTTACAGTTACAATCGATGATGCAATGCTGCAAAAACTGCGCACAATGCTGGAAGAAGAAGACGAAGGAACTTGCGTACGGCTTCGTGAATACAAGGTCGGCGGCGGATGCCATTCCAAAATCACTCTTGGTCTTGGAATGGATGCAGCAGACGCTGAAGAAGACGAGCAGACCAAAATTCACGGCGTTCCTTTCGTGGCAGAAAAAGACTTTCTGCTGAAGCACGGAAACGCATTTTCCCTTTCTTTCAGCGAAGATAAGGGCGTAGTTGTTACGGCAACAGCGGAATAGTATTCCCGCCAATACGTCGTTTACGCCAAAAGCCCCGCTCCATTTCTGGAGCGGGGCTTTTAGCGTACATTCGTCCGCACGTCGACTGCATATTCCTGGAAATCTGCAACTTCCTGTAAGCACAGTCAATTCAGAACAGATTGACTGCCATTACAGGATGGCTTGGGTGACGATACAATCAAAAAAACCATCCCTGCCAAAATACAAAGTAACCCCAGCAGAGTTTGTTGGGTGCAGGGCTCGTTAAGCACCATAAAACCAAGCACAGCCGCCCCGATAGGTTCGGCCAGTCCCAACGTGGAAGTCACAGCCGCTGATGTGGTTTTCATGCCGTACAGCACCAGGGTAAATGAGAGGCTGGTAGTCAAGGTGGCAAGATCTGCGGCGACCAGAGCCCCGCGCGGAGTCAGGAGCCATCCAAGCGGCTGCGCACAGAGCAGCGGCGCAAGGCTCAGCCCCCCAAGTAGAAAGATGACCGTCATGATCTGCGATGGATCATGGTGTTGCAGCACCGGCTTGATGGCCACAAGAAACACAGCATAGCTGCAAGCCCCAAGCACGGCCAACGCCAGACCCAGCATACTGAACTGCACATCGCTGCCTGTGCCCAGCGTCAGCACCGCAAGGCCGCACAAGGCCAGGATCGTGCCAGCATACCAGTTTTTGGCAGGTTTCTCTTTCAAAACAAACCACCCAAGAATTCCCACAACTATGGGGCAACCGCCAATAGCAACCATTGTGCATACGGCCACCCCAATCTGCTTGCATGCTTCAAAAAAAAGAGCTGATAACCAGCCAGTCCTGCGGCAGAAATAACGACATGCAATTGGGGCCGCCAGCAGGCCGGGGAATATTGCGTGAAATCAGTCCCCACAGCAAAAGCACCAGCCCCCCACCCAGAAGACGTATGGCGCCGACTGCGATGGGCGTAACGCCATCCGGCGCAAGGGCCTGTGCCGTGCCAGATGTACTTGCGCAAAAAGCGCCGCACAAAATGGCTAATGGAGCTTTAAGAGAATATAAAGACATAACATTGTCTCCATATTTAAAGTAACGTACCCCTTGTCTGATTCGGCAAGGGGTACGTTTTGCTTTTTTTGAAAGGGCTTATCCGACAGGTTTACCCCTGTTGAAGGCGTAATGCCTAAGAGGTGAAGTACACAGCAATATCTTTACTGCCCAGAATATTTTCCCTGACTTCAACTTCCGGAAGGGAAACCCAGTTTTTCTTGCTGGTACTGTAGAAAATAAATCCGAGCACTATCCAGATGCCAAGGCAGGCAAAGGGTGCACCACCGATAAGGGCCGGAGAGCCGGGGATAAGCAGGAGCACAATGCACAGTATGGCGGTGATGGTTCCGATAGCGCAGCAAAACAGCTTGAAGGCCTTGTTGGGAACATTAACACCACCATTGATGACGCGGCGGGCGGCCAGGCAGGTAAAGAGATAGCCGATGCCCGTACCGACGGAGCTCATATCAACAGTCCAGGCGATGGCCGAACGACCAGCGAATGGTGTCAGAAGTGTGATGATGACGATAAAGAGCACTGCATTGTAAGGCGTGTGGTACTTGGGATGGATTTTGCCAAACCATTCGGGAAGGATCCGGCTGCGGGACATGCTGAGCAGCAAACGGCTGGCCGCGATAAAGAACCCGTTGATGCCTGTAAGGACGGCACCAAACACGGCGCATGCAAGAACAACGCTGCCGAATCGGCCAAAGGCCATGGTTGCCACTTCGCCAGCGCCCCAGGCCGCGCCGCCGGTTGCGCGCTGCGCATCCAGTTTTGCCAGCATTTCCGGATAGGATATCGCCATACCCACTGCAAGCATCACCATGGCGTACAGAATAACACCCACAATGATTGCAATAATCATGATGTTTCTTGCACGGGCGGGGTCAAAGGAGAACTCCTCCGCCGCCTGAGGAACAGTGTCAAAGCCGACGAAAAGGAAGGGGGAAATGGCAAAAATCAGGAGTACGCAAGACAAAGGCGTACCATTCTCTGAAAAACCGGGAGTAAGATTGCTCAACTGACTCGAATCCAGAGCAACCACGCCAGCAAACAGCGCGACAATGCCAATTGTCAGCATAAAACCCAAAACAAGCTGAATTTTGCCTGCGATGCCAATGCCCCGGTAGTTGATCCAGCCAAAAATCAGGGTTCCGACCGTCATGAGCAGCACTTCCCCTGTGTATACCTGCCATCCGGCTATAGCATACAACGGGCCAAATTCAAAAACACCTGGGAACAAAAACCGAAAGATCACCGACAGCGCTGCGATATCAATGGCCACAATGGCAATGTATCCGATTACAAGCGCCCATCCGCAGATAAACGCTGCTGTGGGGCCAAAACCTATGTATGCGTAAGCAAATGCACCGCCTGCCACGGGTGCGTACTTGATCATATAGCTGAGGCAAACTGCAACAAAACAAATAAGAAACGCACCTATCATAAAGCCATAAAGCGTTCCTAGCGGCCCAGCCTTGGGCAGAAACATATCCCCCGGCAACACAAAACAACCCCAGCCGACAATGGAGCCCAGCGCCAATGCGCAAACTTGCATGGGCGATAGTGTTTTTTCGAGCTTAACCTGTTCCGACATAATAGTACTCCCAGCACTAAAGAGTGGGCCAGAGAATCTGCTTCGACAATTACATTGTGCACCCCGGGGGATGTCGAAACAGAATTCACTGGCTGTTGCACCTGTCCACTGGTTATTCCCTCATGTAGCTGCCGGCTGGGAATAACTGTCTTTGGGACTGTTGAGCAAAGGCTGTGCCAAATAGTGAAAAAAATCTCCAGACCACTCTGACTACCGCAATATACAGGGATATCGAACTATTAGTATGAAAAATCATTAGCCTTGATAAACTATTTTTTTTTATTTCGATGAATTTTTTCCTTTTTGCGAAAATTTTTTTCTCATTTTGAAATGCTGCAATTTATTTCTGACTTTCAGCAGGTTACAAACGCCACTAATCGCGATGGCACCGTATTTGCTCAAGACCGCATGTGAATTTGGTTACTAAGCCCTGAAACCAAGTGACATTACAACTTTTTTTCAGACATGGAGCAAAAATGACTGACACCCATTGCAGATTTATAATCAATGAAATCATTAAGATAGAACTTAAAATGTTCCAGGCGGTCAATAATGAAGGGGGAAAGGCGGACTGCCAAAATCAACCTGAAACCTTCTGTGCCATGCGCCAGATCGTCTATGAAGTTCTTTCGCCACACTTCCTCGAAACATGGCTGAAAGATTTGAGGGTGGCTGAAGGGGCTGACCGAAACATAATGACGGAAAAATACGCATTGATGTGCAGACGCATTGAAATGCCTGCAATCTCCCAAACCATAAAAGACATTGTTTCTTGTGAGCTGTCCTGGCTACAGGCCGCGGCCAAAGAACATCCCGATTATTTTGACGGCGCCGATGCAGATTTTTGTCGGTATCTCCTGTGCGAATTGTTGATGTATTCAACAACTACCTTGAATGCATATACGCAATGCATTGCCGATGCTCATACCGCAGGGCGGAATCTTGTTATGGAAAGGCTGGAAAATGTTAAAAGGCTGTTGTGCTCCAGCGCTCACACGCACTATCAATACACTGACGCAGATTGACTTAGATCGTTCCAAACAAGAGGAATAAAAGGTTATGGATTTAGAAGTAATTGTGGTCGTCTGCGCATGGTTCCTGGGAGGATTTATTTCTGGAGTCAGCGGAATAGGCGGAGCCATGTTTGCAGTTCCAATAGCGGCTATGTTCATTCCTATTCAGCAGGTTATTATTCTGAGCTGTATTCTCAATCTTGCCATGGACGGGACGCTGACTGCCCTGCATTTTCGTTTTTGCCGTGTCCGTGCGCTGGGACCGCTCCTGGCTGGGACAATACCAGGGTCCGTGGCGGGCTTGTTCATCTTGCAGATGGTTCCAGGAAAAATCTTGCAGGGAATCATTGGGGTTCTGCTGCTGGTATTTCTGATCTGGCAACAATTTTTTCGTATTCGGCAAAAAGGAAAAGAATCCTGGCTGCTAGGCGGGCTTGCAGGCTGTGCAGCCGGCGTATTTGGAACAGCAATCTCTTTTGATGGGCCGCCTGTTGGCGCTTATGGCTTATATGCAGGCTGGCAGCCGAGGGTGTTTCTGGGAACGTTGGGCGTATTTTTCATACTTAGGGGAACATTTACCTGCGCATTACAGGCGTATTCCGGCCTTTATTCACCAGAAGTAATTCAATATGCGCTATACGGCTTTCCCGCCACCATGATGGGAACATTCTGCGCATTTCCTGTTGCCAAATGGGTTAACCCTGACGCATTTCGCAACATACTCAAGGTTATCATCGCTGCGGCCGCAGTTGCTTGCGTTTACCGTGCATTACTTTAACAGGACAAAACTTTACGGGCAGCCTTAAAAGAGCACCCAGTAAAGCCAAATATTCCTGCGACTACACCACAAGACACATGGCAGTTGTTCCATTCAGAATTTTAGGAGTGGTTATGCTAAAATTTCAAAACACGGCCCTTGCGTTATGCATAGCTCTTTTGCTTCCCGATGCCGCCATGGCGGAAGTGGGACATCCGAGCCTTCCCGGTAGCGATCTTTCTTTTCTCTGGGCCATTCCTTTTATATGCATGTTGCTATCCATTGCAGTCATGCCATTGTTTCTGTCTCATATTTGGGAAAATCATTTCGGCAAAATCGCCGTCTTTTGGGGGATGGCATTTCTGGTTCCGTGCATGATTTTTTATGGGTATCATGTTGCCACATATGAATTTTTACACATCATCCTTCTTGATTATATTCCCTTTCTGGTACTTTTGTTTTCACTGTTTACTATAACCGGTGGCATACGCCTGAAAGGCAAACTGGCAGGCACACCAGGGGTGAACACCTGCATCTTGGCCGTCGGCACATTGCTGGCTAGCTGGCTGGGTACCACAGGAGCTGCAATATTGTTTATCCGCCCGTTGTTGCGGGCCAATGCACACCGCAGATTCAGGGCGCACTCTGTCATCTTCTTTATTTTTCTTGTTGCTAATATCGGTGGCTCACTCACTCCATTAGGCGATCCTCCGCTGTTTCTGGGTTTTTTGAAAGGGGTAGGCTTTTTTTGGCCGATCACCAATCTTTGGGTAAAAACAAGTCTTCTTGCCCTGATTCTTCTGAGCATTTTCTTTGTGCTTGATACAGTTCTGTTCAACAAAGAAGGACGGCCATGTTCCCCGACACAGCCCCTCGCCATGGTTGAAAAGTTTGGTGTTGAGGGCAAGATAAACCTGCTGCTTCTGTTAGGGATTGTGCTCGCAGTATTTCTCTCTGGCCTTTATCCAATGGGGGAACTGATTTCAGTCAACGGGATTGCAATGGAAGGGCAGAATCTGCTGCGCGATGGTCTGCTGCTGTGCATTGCAGGCCTTTCGCTTAAGCTAACCAGCAGGCGTACCAGGGAGGGCAACGGATTTTCGTGGGGACCTATTGAAGAAGTTGCAAAGTTATTTTTTGGCATTTTTATTAGTATGATACCCGTTATTGCTATCCTGCGAGCCGGGCCTGATGGGGCTTTTGCTCCACTTGTTCGCCTTGTCTCGCACGACGGACAACCAATCAACAGCATGTACTTTTGGCTGACTGGCATCCTCTCAAGCTTTTTGGACAACGCACCTACCTATCTTGTTTTTTTCAACACTGCTGGCGGCGACGCGCAATACCTCATGCAGGAAACGCCAACAACTCTTGCAGCCATTTCAGCCGGTGCAGTTTTTATGGGTGCCAACAGCTATATTGGCAATGCACCGAACTTTATGGTGCGCTCCATTGCTGAAAGTAGCGGAGTGCGCATGCCAGGGTTCTTTGGATATATGGCGTGGTCAGCAGGAATATTGTTGCCGTTGTTCGGCATACTGACATGGTTATTTTTTGCATAAACGAAATCGAGTGATATTGGGTTGCAAAAGACAATAACAATTGCGTTCCAACCATGTACCGAAAGATTCGAGTTGCTGTCATGGTCAACTACTGCTAGTGGGCATCGGTCAGCTTTTATGCATCTACATGTTTGATTTGCCCGCATAGGCGCGGCTCATGAATACTCCCTGCTATTTTTCATGTCGGTATCAGCAGTCTGAAGTTTCTGATCCGGGGCACATATCTGTTAACAAGTTGGCGACTTCGTCAATGACGGAGATATGTTGTTTAGCCATCATATTAACTTCGCGTGAAGACTGATTGATTTCCTTGCAGGTGGCGGGCTGCTTTACTGGCGGCGGCAACTTCTGAAAGCATCATCTGTTGTGCTAGACTGGGGTGGAGGCCGTTGTAAGCTTTATTGCACTTTTTATAGCAGGATGGGCTGGACATGACATATGATACCTGCACCGTTTCTCCATCATAAGCCAACCAACTGTCTTATATTATCAGCGCCAATATCGGGTGAGACCGCTCCAGAAGATGAAATTGCTAACCAGCTTTTGATCACATCAGGCTGAGGCAATCAACAGGCTCATGAAGGAGAATCTCACCTAAGTGGGGTCAAAGCATGGGGTCAAAGTGCGGGGGCATAGACAAAATCTCTGAAAAATTTTATCAACAATATCAGGCTGTTTTTGGACTCGATGGTGTCGCGGTGCCTATTCTCCCCTTCGGCACCATCAAAAATGTAAGGGTTATGGCTAACAGGCTGTAACCCTTTTTCTTTTTTATCTTCTTAAGGGTTCAGCCGTGGTGAAAAGTCCCTGATGGGTCCAAAGGGGTCCAAACAGGGGTCCAACCTGCCCACGGGCACGGGGTTAGTCATGACCCAAACCCTTACCTTCGTCCAAGCCTGCGGGAAGACTGCGAACTCCCACTCCCATGCGCCTTCCTATCTTTACCGGAAGCGGAATATCTACTATTTTCGGTATGTGCTTCCCAAGCACATGCGGAAATCACTCGGCGGCACGGAAATACGGCTCAGTCTGCGCACCGCCTATGTTCGTGAAGCAAAAACCTTGGCGGATAGACTCCATGATGCGTTGCGCACCGATTTGCAAGGACAACAGATGCTGACTCTTCAAGAAATCAAAAAGCGTCTGGCGGCGCTTGTGACTAACTTGGCCGAATTCCAGGCGGGCCAATTTGAAACAATGGCGCACGACTCGTTCTATGCGAATGCGGACGATGCTTTATCCGCTCAAGGGTTGCGGTACAAGCAGAAAGCTTTGTATCAGGACAGAAGGCGTCAGGAAGCCATGTACGAGAATTGGCTAGCCGAAAAACTGAATGGGCCTATTCTGTCCTCCATCACTACTGAAAAATACAATGAGCTTTTGGACAGACCATTCAAAGCGGAATATTTTTTTGCTTTATACGCAGAAAGACATGCCGTTTACTTGGTGAGAAAAGGATTCTTCTCTCAAGAAGAAATTGAGGAGAACAAGGCGGTTATCGGTAAAGCCTTGATGCAAGCGTGTCTTATGTTCAACGACTATGTTGTCGCGGACGAAGACGGCAACAGCATTGAAGCGCAGAAGATTCTTGCTGAGTATCTGGCGGCAGCTAATCTGCCTCTTGCTCCTGCGGTGACTCAGCCACCGCCTCCAGCACCTAAAAAACTTTTCTATTCCGAAGCCGTGGAAAAATATATCGCTGCAAAACTCCAGGAAAACGCCTGGAAGCCGCACAACGTGCCGGACATACGGACCAGGCTGCTCAATTTTGTCGAAATCAAAGGCGACATGCCCATTGAAGACATTTCCCGCCAGGATATGCGTTCCTTCAGGGAGATTTTGCAAAAGCTCCCGCCGCACCGCAACAAAAGTAAAAAATACGCCGGAAAAAGCATCGCGGAAGTGCTGGCAATGAACCCCGAACAGACGCTGAACGTCGCGACAATCAACACCGCTCTTGAAGCCGTGGGTAGCCTGCTGGAGTGGTATGTGCGGGAAGATATTCTTGACAGGAACCCGGCCAAAGGCTTGCAGATCAAGGATACCCGGCAGGCCATCGACCTGCGGGAATCTTTTTCGCGGGACGATCTGGATCGTATATTTGCACACCCCAAGTTCGTCAACCGCTCCTTTGCACATCCGGCCTATTTCTGGATACCGCTCATCGGACTTTTCACCGGTATGCGCCTTGAGGAAATCGCACAGCTATTCTGCAAGGATGTTTATCAAGAGGCGGATTCAACTTGCAAGTGCAACACCCTCAAGGTTGAATGAAAAGGCAAGGTGGTATAGCCCTTTAGCCTCTCCATCCAACCAAAGATTGAGGGGCGTATGGGCTATGCACACCTTGCCAGGGAAGAACGGTACTACATCTGCCAGGCAGTGAAAAGTGGAACGTCACTGAGGGCCATAGCCAAAGCGATAGGCCGTAGCGTCTCAACTGTAAGCCGCGAACTTGCGCGAAATACCGGGGCGCGTGGCTACCGCTACAGGCAGGCACACAAGCGCAGTCAGAAAAGGCAGACCATTAAAGGGAAGAAGCGCATTGGCCTTGAGGTATGGACGTATGTTGAACAGTGTCTGCACCAGGACTTCAGTCCGGAGCAAATCTCTGGAGTTCTCAAACGCAAAGGTTTTGCCCTCAGTCATGAATGGATTTACCAGTACATTCTGGCGGACAAAAAACGAGGAGGAACGCTGCACAGCCATTTGCGCTGCCAGCGCAAACGCAAACGACGATATGGCAAACCCGACAGACGAGGTCAAATCAAGGGGCGTATCAGCATAGACATACGCCCGTCCATTGTTGCCGAGCGCTCACGCCTTGGTGATTGGGAGGCTGATACCGTTGAAGGCAGTAAAGGAGGCCCCGTTTTGGTGACACTTGCAGAGCGTAAAAGTCGTCTTTTCCTGTTTGGCAAGGCTCCCAACAAAAGCGCCAGCGAAGTAAGGCGGGTCATTGAAGGACTCTTGACACCCATTAAGGACTTTGTTCAGACTATTACCTATGATAACGGCAAGGAGTTCAGCTACCATGCCGATGTGTCAGCTACACTCGAGGCTCAGGGATTTTTTGCGCACCCCTACCATTCGTGGGAGCGTGGCTTGAACGAGAACTCCAATGGCCTTCTACGCCAATACTTCCCCAAGGGGGTAAGCTTGGCATCGGTCACGCAAGATGAGATCATAGCGGCAATGTGCCGCTTGAACTGGCGGCCTAGAAAATGCCTTGGGTTTAAGACACCCTATGAAGTTTTTTTAGAAGACGCCAATACCCAAGGACTGGGTGTTGCACTTTGAACTTGAAACCGCGTGAATTTATAAGCCTATCTGTCAGACTATTGATCGTGCAAACTTGAGCATGGACAAATTTATCCTTAATTTTCTGGCTATTAGATTTTTTTTGAGAGGGATGGCCCGATGCTGCTACCTGTTTTTTGTCAAAGCGATCTCGGAGCTTGTTGTACAACTCCTGTTGTACAGGTTCATCTTTTTTCCGTGCTATTTTAAGTAAAAGCTCACGGGTCATATAGGGTTTTGTTCTGGCATCGTTGCGGATATTTTCAGGAAGTGCTGCAACCTTTAAAATCTCGCTTATGGTACTTTTTTTCTTTCCGATTAACTCTGCAATTCCATCATTTGAGAAACTTTTCTGTTCTTTCAAGGTCGCTATTGATTCAGAAAATTCTATTGCCGTCAAATCTGAGCGTAGAATATTCTCCATTAAAGCTAGAGTAAGCAGATCGCCTTCAACATACTTTGCCTCAATCATTTCCTTTCCCAAGAGTTTATGCGCTCGCACACGCCTTTCTCCAGAGATAATAAATAACTTGCCTTTATTTTTAGTAAATACAATATTTTGCAAAAGGCCATTTACCTTAATATCTGCTGCAAGAGCCTTAATTTCATCTTCATCAAAATATTTTCGCGGCTGTTCAGGGTTAGGGCTCAGTTCATCTACGTTTACGGAATAGACCTTACCAATATCATATCGCGTAGCCTGATTTTTTTCCATGCTGTCCCCTTCATAACCAGATTGACATACGGCGGAGCAGTTCGGTTGCCCGAACTGCTCCGCCAACATCTGAAACCTGATCTTAAATGCGAACAACAGTCAACTTTGTTTGTCAAATTTCAGACAAAGGCTTATGGAACAACTTTGGCATAGTATACAGGAGACCTACCAAGTCTAGGTTTATTATCTCCGATCAAAGTAGGCGGATTTTCTTACGCAAATAGTCCATTACTGACGCCTTGCTGTAGCCGACCTTGGAACCAGCCCTGACGCGCTCCCTTGGGCCTTTTTGCAGGGCATCTTCATTGCTGAGCGTCTTTGCGGAAATGAGGCCACCAGTGAACCTTGCCAGCTCTGCCCTGGACACCACAGGAGGCAATACCTTCTCAATGGCCTTAAAAAACTCCTCTGTACCGATGCCGGTATTTATCAGCCTGTCGCTATATTCAAAGTCGTTATGCCAATGCTTTTGATACATGTGGGACTCCTGTTTGCAGTATGGGCGAACAAAGGATGGGATGGGAAAGCATATGATTGCAAAAAGGGGCTGTCACTGACAGCCCCTTTTTGCTCTGAAAGCCATCAAGAGCTTTAGAATGGCACATCGCTACTGCGGTCAGACTTACCCATCAGCGTCTTGATAATCTTGTCGGCATCAGCGCCACTGCACTGCTCCAAGGGCTTTCCTGTCAGATCACGGGAAATAGTATCGGCGGCTTTACCTTTTGCCAGGACACGAATGTAGTTGACCTGCTTTTCGCTGATTGGCTTCAAGGAAGACGCATTGCCTCTGGAGGGCGCACTCTGGTGCGTGCTGTTGGTCTGTGCCGCATCGCCGCACATAGCCTTGAGGGAGGTCAGAGCCGCATCCATCGAGGCATAGGCCGCCTCTGACAGCAGGCAATGCGCATCCTCACTATGAGCCGTTTTGGGTGTCGCAAAGCCCGGCATGGAAGTCTTGGTCCCTTCCAATTCAACTTCAGTCTGAGCGATGGCGACATTGCCGTTTGCAACATCCGGTGCCTGCTGTATGGTGGTTTTGACCAGTGAAGGCTTCATGGCGGCCAAGCGGTCACGCAAACCTGAAAGATCACGGCAGTCAGGGCGCCGTTCTGAAAGATCGTTATCCATGTTCTACTCCTTATGTGTTTGGTATTCTGCTGCAGCCAAAATTTCGCAATCCATCATAACCAA contains the following coding sequences:
- a CDS encoding DUF6538 domain-containing protein, with amino-acid sequence MTQTLTFVQACGKTANSHSHAPSYLYRKRNIYYFRYVLPKHMRKSLGGTEIRLSLRTAYVREAKTLADRLHDALRTDLQGQQMLTLQEIKKRLAALVTNLAEFQAGQFETMAHDSFYANADDALSAQGLRYKQKALYQDRRRQEAMYENWLAEKLNGPILSSITTEKYNELLDRPFKAEYFFALYAERHAVYLVRKGFFSQEEIEENKAVIGKALMQACLMFNDYVVADEDGNSIEAQKILAEYLAAANLPLAPAVTQPPPPAPKKLFYSEAVEKYIAAKLQENAWKPHNVPDIRTRLLNFVEIKGDMPIEDISRQDMRSFREILQKLPPHRNKSKKYAGKSIAEVLAMNPEQTLNVATINTALEAVGSLLEWYVREDILDRNPAKGLQIKDTRQAIDLRESFSRDDLDRIFAHPKFVNRSFAHPAYFWIPLIGLFTGMRLEEIAQLFCKDVYQEADSTCKCNTLKVE
- a CDS encoding sodium:proton antiporter, translating into MLKFQNTALALCIALLLPDAAMAEVGHPSLPGSDLSFLWAIPFICMLLSIAVMPLFLSHIWENHFGKIAVFWGMAFLVPCMIFYGYHVATYEFLHIILLDYIPFLVLLFSLFTITGGIRLKGKLAGTPGVNTCILAVGTLLASWLGTTGAAILFIRPLLRANAHRRFRAHSVIFFIFLVANIGGSLTPLGDPPLFLGFLKGVGFFWPITNLWVKTSLLALILLSIFFVLDTVLFNKEGRPCSPTQPLAMVEKFGVEGKINLLLLLGIVLAVFLSGLYPMGELISVNGIAMEGQNLLRDGLLLCIAGLSLKLTSRRTREGNGFSWGPIEEVAKLFFGIFISMIPVIAILRAGPDGAFAPLVRLVSHDGQPINSMYFWLTGILSSFLDNAPTYLVFFNTAGGDAQYLMQETPTTLAAISAGAVFMGANSYIGNAPNFMVRSIAESSGVRMPGFFGYMAWSAGILLPLFGILTWLFFA
- a CDS encoding DUF4125 family protein; its protein translation is MTDTHCRFIINEIIKIELKMFQAVNNEGGKADCQNQPETFCAMRQIVYEVLSPHFLETWLKDLRVAEGADRNIMTEKYALMCRRIEMPAISQTIKDIVSCELSWLQAAAKEHPDYFDGADADFCRYLLCELLMYSTTTLNAYTQCIADAHTAGRNLVMERLENVKRLLCSSAHTHYQYTDAD
- a CDS encoding ErpA-related iron-sulfur cluster insertion protein (Members of this family, many of which are selenoproteins, show homology to the iron-sulfur cluster insertion ErpA that was described in Escherichia coli.); the protein is MFTVTIDDAMLQKLRTMLEEEDEGTCVRLREYKVGGGCHSKITLGLGMDAADAEEDEQTKIHGVPFVAEKDFLLKHGNAFSLSFSEDKGVVVTATAE
- a CDS encoding EamA family transporter, whose amino-acid sequence is MSLYSLKAPLAILCGAFCASTSGTAQALAPDGVTPIAVGAIRLLGGGLVLLLWGLISRNIPRPAGGPNCMSLFLPQDWLVISSFF
- a CDS encoding APC family permease, encoding MSEQVKLEKTLSPMQVCALALGSIVGWGCFVLPGDMFLPKAGPLGTLYGFMIGAFLICFVAVCLSYMIKYAPVAGGAFAYAYIGFGPTAAFICGWALVIGYIAIVAIDIAALSVIFRFLFPGVFEFGPLYAIAGWQVYTGEVLLMTVGTLIFGWINYRGIGIAGKIQLVLGFMLTIGIVALFAGVVALDSSQLSNLTPGFSENGTPLSCVLLIFAISPFLFVGFDTVPQAAEEFSFDPARARNIMIIAIIVGVILYAMVMLAVGMAISYPEMLAKLDAQRATGGAAWGAGEVATMAFGRFGSVVLACAVFGAVLTGINGFFIAASRLLLSMSRSRILPEWFGKIHPKYHTPYNAVLFIVIITLLTPFAGRSAIAWTVDMSSVGTGIGYLFTCLAARRVINGGVNVPNKAFKLFCCAIGTITAILCIVLLLIPGSPALIGGAPFACLGIWIVLGFIFYSTSKKNWVSLPEVEVRENILGSKDIAVYFTS
- a CDS encoding glycyl-radical enzyme activating protein, which gives rise to MSIQDGPGIRTTVFLKGCPLRCLWCSNPESQQVAPQLLVFSDLCTGCGACLAACPSGAAVRQKDGKCGKIAEKCTSCGACAAVCPNKAREISGKTMTVDEVMEIVHRDSAFYANSGGGVTFGGGEPTMGGDFFIDLLQTAHDDALHTAVDTCGFCPEDRFEKTLKLADLLLFDCKHMDPVQHKELTGQDNALILKNLQAALLSGIEVRIRMPLMPGLNDSDENFAAMSCFLGKFGQQHIEVMPCHMFGTSKYRALNKPLPPVSQYTADSLEKTLIRMKRHGLKYTII
- a CDS encoding ErpA-related iron-sulfur cluster insertion protein (Members of this family, many of which are selenoproteins, show homology to the iron-sulfur cluster insertion ErpA that was described in Escherichia coli.), which codes for MFSVAIDEAMLQKLSNMLQDEDEGTCVRLREYKVGGGUHSKIVLGLGMDEPDEDEDEQISVGNVPFTAEKDFLLKYGRAFTLSYVEGQGVVVAPA
- a CDS encoding sulfite exporter TauE/SafE family protein, with product MDLEVIVVVCAWFLGGFISGVSGIGGAMFAVPIAAMFIPIQQVIILSCILNLAMDGTLTALHFRFCRVRALGPLLAGTIPGSVAGLFILQMVPGKILQGIIGVLLLVFLIWQQFFRIRQKGKESWLLGGLAGCAAGVFGTAISFDGPPVGAYGLYAGWQPRVFLGTLGVFFILRGTFTCALQAYSGLYSPEVIQYALYGFPATMMGTFCAFPVAKWVNPDAFRNILKVIIAAAAVACVYRALL
- a CDS encoding DMT family transporter, with amino-acid sequence MKEKPAKNWYAGTILALCGLAVLTLGTGSDVQFSMLGLALAVLGACSYAVFLVAIKPVLQHHDPSQIMTVIFLLGGLSLAPLLCAQPLGWLLTPRGALVAADLATLTTSLSFTLVLYGMKTTSAAVTSTLGLAEPIGAAVLGFMVLNEPCTQQTLLGLLCILAGMVFLIVSSPKPSCNGSQSVLN